The sequence below is a genomic window from Bos javanicus breed banteng chromosome 21, ARS-OSU_banteng_1.0, whole genome shotgun sequence.
ctaccctctgagccacctacAAAAGCTTCTTGGACTAAATACACCGTGTCAGCCACATAAACCAGCAGGTTGATGCCTGTCAGGATGGCTACAGCCAGTCGTTGGTCCCAGATGCAGACAAAGACGTTGAGATGATCACCGCAGCTCATATCGCTGGACCGCTGGGGCTGCCCCCCCCACTTCTCGTGGAACTGGTAGAGGGGCCAGAGAATCAGTGCCGTGACATAGAGGAGGACAGAGAGCACAGTCTGCACCCGCAGCAACCAGGGGAAGCGGAGGGGAAGCTTTTTGTCGTTGTCACAGTCACACCCATTCATAAGGAAGTTCACGACCCCCAGGGTGAAGCAGATGGCGTACACGGCCACACACCACTCCAGGGCTGGCTGGTGCAGGTACAGGTCAGTGTTGCAGACGAAGGCGAAGATGATGTTGGCCACATAGTTCTCCAGCCTCCTGAGCACACCTGGGAAGGTTGGCCAAAAGCAGTACATTCCACCGGGTCGTCGACAGACCCAGGCCACTTCGATGGCATAAAGCAGAGCAGCCACGCAGGAGAAGGCGGTGGCGGTGATGGCGCGATTCCGGGCGGGGCCTGGAGGAAAGACCTGGATGTAGGTAGGGCCGAAGATGACGGCAGCTGAGAGGCAGACGACGGCGAAGTAAGAGCAAAAGGCGTGGAGAACGCCATCCCAAGACAAGCGGAGGTGGTACTGGAGCTTATCAGACAAGCGGTGGAGGGACTGGATGTTACATAATGGCAGTCCGAAGAGACTGCACAACTCCAGTATGAAGCCGAGTAAGGTGAGGCTTAAGCAGATGCACCAGATGAACAGGCACCAGTTGATTACACCCACCTTCAGAGTGTCCTGACTGGTCAGCAAGATGGGCAGGAGGGTGGAGAGCAGCTGCCCCACGCGGAGGGAGAGGGTCAGGCATGTGGATGAGCAGAGGAAGAGGCTCCAGCCTGAGGACGAGCTCATAGTGCTCCTGATGGTCAGGCAGGTCACGGGCTGCGGTGTTGTGTGTAATCTTGCTTGCTTTCCACCCAAAGTCTTGTGAAGAGTTAAACACGGCTCCGGAGTTGGATGttctgtttcctctttcactGGGCCGGTTCAGCTCTCCCTCTGTCCTTGATTTTTCAGAAGTATACAACCACTGATCTTTAGAACAGATGCACTTATCTTAACAAAGTAAGGACCGTACTCACGTTCTCAGTCCCCAGCAAGGCTCCCGGTGGTTAATGTCAAGTCTCCAATACCCTCAGGGTGTAGCTCACATCCGTTTCCTGCCCCCCTCCTTGTATAAATGGGGGCTGAGCCTTGCAGTGCTGGGAGTTGGTTCTCTTGCACAGTGATCCGCCTTCTCCCCTTGTGGCTGGCTTCCTTAATGTAAAGCTACCTTTCTTCTATCCAGTGCTTGTCTCTCTGTATTGGCTTCTTCAGTGAAGAGCAGCCTGAGCCTGAGCTGGGGGACAGTGTTGGGCATCCAGGCAGGAGTCAGGTCCCTGGTGCTCCAGCCCTTCCAACTCCTTCTGTGACGAGGAGAGGAGTGCAGCTGGAAGGCTGGGGAGTATCTACAGG
It includes:
- the LOC133234719 gene encoding myeloid-associated differentiation marker-like, with product MSSSSGWSLFLCSSTCLTLSLRVGQLLSTLLPILLTSQDTLKVGVINWCLFIWCICLSLTLLGFILELCSLFGLPLCNIQSLHRLSDKLQYHLRLSWDGVLHAFCSYFAVVCLSAAVIFGPTYIQVFPPGPARNRAITATAFSCVAALLYAIEVAWVCRRPGGMYCFWPTFPGVLRRLENYVANIIFAFVCNTDLYLHQPALEWCVAVYAICFTLGVVNFLMNGCDCDNDKKLPLRFPWLLRVQTVLSVLLYVTALILWPLYQFHEKWGGQPQRSSDMSCGDHLNVFVCIWDQRLAVAILTGINLLVYVADTVYLVQEAFVGGSEGRESA